The Micromonospora sp. Llam0 genome includes a window with the following:
- a CDS encoding acyltransferase domain-containing protein, with protein sequence MLAVLSPGQGSQKPGFLTPWLDLPGAEARLRWWSALAGVDLVRLGTTADADEIKDTARTQPLLVAAALLAAEHLPGGSPAGHRRGGLYDVAVVAGHSVGELAAASLAGVLPAESAITLAAVRGREMAAACALEPSGMAAVLGGDRDEVLAAIDRHGLHPANHNGAGQIVVAGATGQLEKFAAEPPARARVAVLKVAGAFHTPYMAPAEQALASVAAGIIPADPTRILLSNLDGAAVDHGRELLQRLVRQVTAPVRWDLCTHTLANLGVTGVLELPPAGTLAGLVKREFKDRGVPEIVTVKTPDDLPAARALIARHGMAPSHEPTRQFRVVVSASAGTFEPAAGLAEGDPLTAGQIIGHVTTRQGPVEVAAHDAGLLTEWLAHHDDPVAPGQPLARISGSAL encoded by the coding sequence GTGCTCGCCGTACTCTCCCCCGGCCAGGGGTCCCAGAAGCCCGGCTTCCTCACCCCGTGGCTCGACCTGCCCGGTGCCGAGGCCCGCCTGCGGTGGTGGTCCGCGCTCGCCGGGGTCGACCTGGTGCGCCTCGGCACCACCGCCGACGCCGACGAGATCAAGGACACCGCTCGCACCCAGCCGCTGCTGGTCGCCGCGGCCCTGCTCGCCGCCGAGCACCTGCCTGGCGGATCACCGGCCGGACACCGCCGGGGCGGGCTCTACGACGTCGCCGTCGTCGCCGGTCACAGCGTCGGCGAACTCGCCGCCGCGTCGCTGGCCGGGGTTCTGCCCGCCGAGTCGGCCATCACGCTGGCCGCGGTCCGGGGCCGGGAGATGGCCGCCGCGTGCGCGCTGGAACCCTCCGGGATGGCCGCCGTGCTCGGCGGCGACCGGGACGAGGTGCTGGCCGCGATCGACCGTCACGGGCTGCACCCGGCGAACCACAACGGAGCCGGTCAGATCGTGGTGGCCGGAGCCACCGGCCAACTGGAGAAGTTCGCCGCCGAGCCGCCGGCCCGGGCCCGGGTGGCGGTGCTGAAGGTAGCCGGGGCGTTCCACACCCCGTACATGGCACCGGCCGAGCAGGCGCTCGCGAGCGTCGCCGCCGGCATCATCCCGGCCGACCCCACCCGAATCCTGCTGTCCAACCTGGATGGAGCGGCCGTCGACCACGGCCGGGAGCTGCTGCAACGCCTCGTCCGGCAGGTGACCGCACCGGTGCGCTGGGACCTGTGCACGCACACCCTGGCAAACCTCGGTGTCACCGGAGTACTGGAGCTGCCACCGGCCGGCACCCTCGCCGGCCTGGTCAAGCGGGAGTTCAAGGACCGCGGCGTGCCGGAGATCGTCACCGTGAAGACCCCGGACGACCTGCCCGCGGCGCGGGCCCTGATCGCCCGGCACGGGATGGCCCCCAGTCACGAGCCCACCAGGCAGTTCCGGGTCGTCGTATCGGCCAGCGCCGGCACCTTCGAACCGGCTGCCGGACTCGCCGAGGGCGACCCGCTGACCGCCGGTCAGATCATCGGACACGTCACCACCCGGCAGGGTCCGGTCGAGGTCGCCGCGCACGACGCCGGCCTGCTCACCGAATGGCTCGCCCACCACGACGACCCGGTCGCACCGGGCCAGCCGCTGGCCCGGATCAGCGGTTCCGCACTGTGA